In a genomic window of Amblyomma americanum isolate KBUSLIRL-KWMA chromosome 4, ASM5285725v1, whole genome shotgun sequence:
- the LOC144128033 gene encoding BEN domain-containing protein 5-like: MFAVVRFAHDIDKKLYVIPAKDITNFNPKDNTDFNTRSVYTAFWRDPLDGKDSSHYSTQVLMLGESEKEIQERMKKKRLAMPKILDSHDSSSETCEEETAAQKKKFFHSLEAKANSAGIQKRRV, from the exons ATGTTTGCCGTTGTCAGGTTCGCGCACGATATAGATAAGAAGTTGTACGTGATTCCTGCAAAGGATATTACGAATTTCAACCCGAAAgacaacacagacttcaatacGCGGTCTGTGTATACCGCGTTCTGGAGAGATCCGCTGGACGGAAAGGACAGCAGTCACTACAGCACCCAAGTCCTGATGCTAGGAG AGTCGGAGAAAGAAATCCaggaaaggatgaaaaaaaaaagacttgcaaTGCCAAAAATTCTAGATTCGCATGATTCTTCAAGTGAGACATGTGAAGAGGAAACAGCAGCCCAAAAGAAGAAG ttttttcaTTCTTTAGAAGCAAAAGCGAACTCTGCTGGCATCCAAAAACGCAGAGTATGA